The following proteins are encoded in a genomic region of Arachis ipaensis cultivar K30076 chromosome B02, Araip1.1, whole genome shotgun sequence:
- the LOC107625563 gene encoding autophagy-related protein 13a isoform X2, producing MITEANMQPELGKLEQIVHQFLLKSLHVILDSRVPSLCQHDRSGDLPMGSRVRRSDKWFNLALGDRPAALDNLSFWHRNLMDQMVIDIILVHEENGSSVETVLERWVVQYERPRVMAPQTGDITGSYKKTYKKSIVLFRALYSHMRLLPAYKIFRKLSLSSHTCNFDIIYKVSSFRDPFSRVEDVVLEEYSFTPIEAIPGRLSISVTYRTKLSDFNLECSTSLPTQIITDYVGSPLADPLRPFPVSEKGVRATSFPLRGIAPPSSAPLERPHSWTSGFHKAAPMVQNQHYVGSPPVNCAPSKPYDIPSSPTDSHGIRIHNYRMHNRHRSSYDEYQLSPPFSPSLSPSPPTFFNSGIPIQTSVRSETAPVTIPYPMMGKSSRTLSPNLSDHSRNSLPPMSPKRNYASSQESPSGIRSFRKLESSRIGELHTGVTNYAGQKIARDNKENSGRFSGLLSSSDSPRIGFSRSSSRLSFQDDLENGDFSCPFDVDDVDTPDVQPSQSKDGQNVSEIGSTSLPMSKKSQDAAVGVLVHMLRTAPPLRQDSSCYSSHFVKPEPEGGVTTASGFFMPRKTADALEELWNYKEMRDLLSKSGTQILNKE from the exons ATGATCACTGAG GCTAATATGCAGCCTGAATTGGGAAAATTGGAACAAATAGTTCATCAGTTTCTTTTGAAGAGCTTACATGTCATTTTGGACTCGAGGGTACCTTCGTTGTGCCAACATGATCGGAGTGGGGACCTGCCGATGGGGTCTCGTGTGAGGAGGAGCGACAAATGGTTTAACTTAGCATTAGGCGATCGTCCTGCTGCTCTAGATAatctgagtttctggcacaggaATTTGATGGATCAGATGGTAATTGACATTATACTAGTTCATGAAGAGAATGGTTCTTCTGTTGAAACAGTATTAGAGAGGTGGGTTGTTCAGTATGAGCGTCCCCGGGTAATGGCTCCACAAACTGGTGACATTACTGGCTCTTATAAGAAGACATACAAGAAGTCAATAGTATTGTTTCGTGCTCTTTATTCTCATATGAGGCTTCTACCGGCTTATAAGATATTTAGGAAGCTTAGTTTGTCGAGTCATACATGTAATTTTGATATTATTTACAAGGTCTCTTCGTTTAGAGATCCATTCTCTCGGGTGGAGGATGTAGTGCTGGAAGAATACAGTTTCACTCCCATTGAGGCAATTCCAGGCCGCCTATCAATATCTGTGACCTACCGGACCAAGCTGTCTGACTTCAACCTTGAGTGTTCAACATCGTTACCAACGCAAATAATTACAGATTATGTTGGAAGTCCTCTTGCTGACCCTTTGAGGCCTTTCCCTGTCTCAGAAAAGGGTGTTCGTGCCACTTCATTTCCGCTGAGAGGGATAGCACCTCCATCTTCTGCACCACTCGAGCGGCCGCATAGTTGGACTAGTGGCTTCCATAAGGCAGCACCTATGGTACAGAACCAGCACTATGTTGGATCCCCACCAGTGAATTGTGCTCCTTCCAAGCCATATGATATCCCATCTTCACCTACTGATAGCCACGGTATCAGAATTCACAACTATAGAATGCACAATCGACACAGGTCAAGTTATGATGAGTATCAACTGTCTCCCCCGTTCTCACCTTCACTGTCTCCGTCACCACCAACATTTTTCAATAGTGGCATTCCAATTCAAACAAGTGTACGTTCTGAAACTGCCCCTGTAACTATACCTTACCCAATGATGGGCAAAAGCTCAAGAACACTTTCTCCTAATTTGTCAGATCATAGTAGAAATTCTTTGCCACCAATGTCCCCCAAAAGGAATTATGCTTCATCACAAGAATCTCCATCTGGAATCAGGTCATTTAGGAAACTAGAGTCTTCGAGGATTGGAGAGTTACATACAGGGGTCACAAATTATGCCGGTCAAAAG ATTGCTAGAGATAACAAGGAAAATTCGGGGCGGTTCTCAGGGTTGTTATCTTCAAGTGACTCACCACGGATTGGATTTTCCAGAAGCTCTAGTAGACTATCTTTTCAGGATGACTTGGAGAATGGTGACTTTTCGTGTCCCTTCGATGTTGATGATGTTGATACACCTGATGTCCAACCCAG TCAGAGTAAGGATGGACAGAATGTGTCAGAGATCGGTTCAACATCACTTCCAATGAGCAAAAAATCACAAGACGCCGCTGTTGGTGTTCTTGTGCACATGCTTAGAACTGCACCACCTTTGCGCCAAGACTCAAGTTGCTATTCATCCCATTTTGTGAAGCCTGAACCCGAG
- the LOC107625563 gene encoding autophagy-related protein 13a isoform X1 yields MDFQANMQPELGKLEQIVHQFLLKSLHVILDSRVPSLCQHDRSGDLPMGSRVRRSDKWFNLALGDRPAALDNLSFWHRNLMDQMVIDIILVHEENGSSVETVLERWVVQYERPRVMAPQTGDITGSYKKTYKKSIVLFRALYSHMRLLPAYKIFRKLSLSSHTCNFDIIYKVSSFRDPFSRVEDVVLEEYSFTPIEAIPGRLSISVTYRTKLSDFNLECSTSLPTQIITDYVGSPLADPLRPFPVSEKGVRATSFPLRGIAPPSSAPLERPHSWTSGFHKAAPMVQNQHYVGSPPVNCAPSKPYDIPSSPTDSHGIRIHNYRMHNRHRSSYDEYQLSPPFSPSLSPSPPTFFNSGIPIQTSVRSETAPVTIPYPMMGKSSRTLSPNLSDHSRNSLPPMSPKRNYASSQESPSGIRSFRKLESSRIGELHTGVTNYAGQKIARDNKENSGRFSGLLSSSDSPRIGFSRSSSRLSFQDDLENGDFSCPFDVDDVDTPDVQPSQSKDGQNVSEIGSTSLPMSKKSQDAAVGVLVHMLRTAPPLRQDSSCYSSHFVKPEPEGGVTTASGFFMPRKTADALEELWNYKEMRDLLSKSGTQILNKE; encoded by the exons ATGGATTTTCAGGCTAATATGCAGCCTGAATTGGGAAAATTGGAACAAATAGTTCATCAGTTTCTTTTGAAGAGCTTACATGTCATTTTGGACTCGAGGGTACCTTCGTTGTGCCAACATGATCGGAGTGGGGACCTGCCGATGGGGTCTCGTGTGAGGAGGAGCGACAAATGGTTTAACTTAGCATTAGGCGATCGTCCTGCTGCTCTAGATAatctgagtttctggcacaggaATTTGATGGATCAGATGGTAATTGACATTATACTAGTTCATGAAGAGAATGGTTCTTCTGTTGAAACAGTATTAGAGAGGTGGGTTGTTCAGTATGAGCGTCCCCGGGTAATGGCTCCACAAACTGGTGACATTACTGGCTCTTATAAGAAGACATACAAGAAGTCAATAGTATTGTTTCGTGCTCTTTATTCTCATATGAGGCTTCTACCGGCTTATAAGATATTTAGGAAGCTTAGTTTGTCGAGTCATACATGTAATTTTGATATTATTTACAAGGTCTCTTCGTTTAGAGATCCATTCTCTCGGGTGGAGGATGTAGTGCTGGAAGAATACAGTTTCACTCCCATTGAGGCAATTCCAGGCCGCCTATCAATATCTGTGACCTACCGGACCAAGCTGTCTGACTTCAACCTTGAGTGTTCAACATCGTTACCAACGCAAATAATTACAGATTATGTTGGAAGTCCTCTTGCTGACCCTTTGAGGCCTTTCCCTGTCTCAGAAAAGGGTGTTCGTGCCACTTCATTTCCGCTGAGAGGGATAGCACCTCCATCTTCTGCACCACTCGAGCGGCCGCATAGTTGGACTAGTGGCTTCCATAAGGCAGCACCTATGGTACAGAACCAGCACTATGTTGGATCCCCACCAGTGAATTGTGCTCCTTCCAAGCCATATGATATCCCATCTTCACCTACTGATAGCCACGGTATCAGAATTCACAACTATAGAATGCACAATCGACACAGGTCAAGTTATGATGAGTATCAACTGTCTCCCCCGTTCTCACCTTCACTGTCTCCGTCACCACCAACATTTTTCAATAGTGGCATTCCAATTCAAACAAGTGTACGTTCTGAAACTGCCCCTGTAACTATACCTTACCCAATGATGGGCAAAAGCTCAAGAACACTTTCTCCTAATTTGTCAGATCATAGTAGAAATTCTTTGCCACCAATGTCCCCCAAAAGGAATTATGCTTCATCACAAGAATCTCCATCTGGAATCAGGTCATTTAGGAAACTAGAGTCTTCGAGGATTGGAGAGTTACATACAGGGGTCACAAATTATGCCGGTCAAAAG ATTGCTAGAGATAACAAGGAAAATTCGGGGCGGTTCTCAGGGTTGTTATCTTCAAGTGACTCACCACGGATTGGATTTTCCAGAAGCTCTAGTAGACTATCTTTTCAGGATGACTTGGAGAATGGTGACTTTTCGTGTCCCTTCGATGTTGATGATGTTGATACACCTGATGTCCAACCCAG TCAGAGTAAGGATGGACAGAATGTGTCAGAGATCGGTTCAACATCACTTCCAATGAGCAAAAAATCACAAGACGCCGCTGTTGGTGTTCTTGTGCACATGCTTAGAACTGCACCACCTTTGCGCCAAGACTCAAGTTGCTATTCATCCCATTTTGTGAAGCCTGAACCCGAG